Proteins encoded within one genomic window of Acidobacteriota bacterium:
- a CDS encoding helix-turn-helix domain-containing protein: MNLQIAQSDFGHTGRGLVRNPLPRRCASAQFAAGTSQPAIARYEAGQARPRFETAQRCVEACGFVLRTELERTSPQRRAAAEAALARSVEDRLRTNDAFTRFAAELRRG, encoded by the coding sequence TTGAATCTGCAAATTGCACAGTCTGATTTCGGTCATACCGGACGAGGGCTCGTGAGGAATCCGCTCCCGCGGCGATGCGCCTCAGCGCAGTTCGCGGCCGGCACGTCTCAGCCGGCCATCGCGCGGTACGAGGCGGGTCAGGCCCGGCCGCGATTCGAAACCGCACAGCGCTGCGTGGAAGCCTGCGGCTTCGTGCTGCGGACCGAGTTGGAGCGGACGAGTCCGCAGCGACGAGCGGCGGCCGAGGCCGCCCTCGCGCGCAGTGTGGAGGACCGCCTGCGCACGAACGACGCGTTCACCCGGTTTGCTGCAGAGTTGCGCCGTGGGTGA